aggtttggggtccattcgtggttcgtattccacttctagagtatatggtttgtgttgcccttataccagtggttcccaaactgtgcgccgcagctccctggtgcgccgtcaaaactagccaggggcgccgcactcagtctggaaaccactcagaGGTGCTTTgttgaatcggtagcttttcatcgtggtattggaaacaaaacaccctgcattaattattgtgagcagcggagggcgccaaagtaccattaataatatccctatgacaaaagaacaaaaatagtttccaataaatggttttcagcaacctgaacgagagaataaagaagacaaactgtaaatagtgtaggtacaggtaaatAGAGACAGACATGAGACTCCAGAGCGCCCAGCCTCTGTGACAAATCTGAATGTGGGAACAATGAAACCAGAGTTCATTTCTCTGGCACTGACAAAGCAAGACAGATACCAGAAAGACATAATAATGTATGAAGGTGtctgagaagaaaagagaatatcgaagaaaaactgaaaaataataactgacccattctagcacagaaaggagatgtcagaagcagccgccagatgggttacatcctttcaccagttttgtcaaaggaggagatgtggcctagcagttaGAGCTGTTGACTTTAGAACTTGGGAACCAGGCTGGAATCCTGGCGTCAACTACCATcctttgattctgtgcaaattacttaatctcatcagtgcctatttaaaaataaagcctatgtagtgtcatctggtgctcttctaaagctctctaatgccctcatcagtttcatcccaattatcttccaggctaaaaatggtagtactccgaggctgggattacgttcccccacccgccaaaaaaaaataacataatggggagccgtggccaacacggccaataggtcaaaggagccggggatcgaaaaagtttgggaaccactgccctatacctatgtgttcccattgcattctattgtgactatacattgcttgcactgttttctattgctattactgcatattttagtattgtgtacatatatcttgtgtatatttgctatcctcgtactgagggtactcactgagatactttggcatattgtcataaaaataaagtacctttatttttagtatatctgtgtattgtgttttcttatgatattgtgcatatgacaccagtggtacagtaggagcttcacacgtctcctagttcagcctaagctgctctgctaagctaccttttctatcagcctaagctgctagacacccctctacactaataagggatacctggacctggtgcaaggtgtaagtaccccttgggacccactacaagccaggccagcctcctacactgcccacAATGGgaaaggccatacccccacccaaaattaAATGGAGACTCAAGTCTTTTTTGCCCACCCTGggagcagatgggggcaataggcAAATTTTGCATGAGATCatgatgcattttccctacatttctgtgatggaatttgAAGGAACCCATTAAAATTCCTCCCACCcaacattgccccacctgtgctgaAAAAAACCttgtcccacttgtgtggctgggtctagcaCCAGTGACAGGATCGATCAACTGAGGTCTATAGGAGTTCCATGCAAGGACTCCCATTGTAATTGGTTTGATCCGTTCCTATTGCGGCACTAGGCTTAGTCACACAATTAGGGCAGAGGTTTTATCAACATAGATGGGGAAGTGGTCGGTGGTACAAATTTTGCGGATTCCTATGGATTATGGAATCTTTTATCACAGAAAAGTAAAGAAAAGGTGTGATTTCAGGGAACGTAagaggtctgcagggcattgtaTGTGAAAACCCTAAAATGGCACATTCTCTTATAAGATTAGTGCGGATGATGACTAGGCCTGGGCATAATTTTAACTATGACAGAGTGATTTTAGTAATTCCCTATCACATAATTTCTATATGATTATCGAGAATACACAGTAAGGTCAACTTGCATAACAGTTTTCCCATTTGGGAAAATTGTATCGTGAGGAGGACTGAAACAATGCAAAGGCACAATCTTGTGAACATGATTAGAACTTTGACCAGGATTTTTTAACACAAGCCAAGATCTTTAACACAGACGGTTGCCGGTCAGGACTTTGGTTGGATTTCTTACCTGAGTGGCCAGAAAATCAGCTTGAAATAAATTTTGTAGAACATTTTACCTAAAGGGTGCATTCAATTAGGttatttttttcaacaggaagtaccTTAGAGACTTGGATGCTGCAGTTTGCAAggtgttgtttgttctccatgcctctttctttgctggtcATGTGGCAGACACCATTTTTTGAGTCACTCTGTGTGTTTAGTGTCCAGTTTATCTTTGTTTCTTGTGCCTCCTCCTTTAGTGGCCATGTGGTGGGTGAGCAAGCTTTACCTTTAACATATATTTTCTAGGAACATTGAGAGAAGAAGCCCATGTCAATTgtgttcattttttcatttgttccTTATTCAGTTTCCCTGCACCCCTGTGCACTCCTGCAAGAGCCCCATGGACCCCGTATGGACATCagcaattatttaatgtatttaggTGATTTTCCCTGAACCCTTTGCCTCCCACAGGAGTCCCATGGACCTTGGATGGACAGTAACaactatttaatgtatttatttgattTTCCCTCAACCCTTTGCTTCCCTCAGGAGTCCCATGGACTTTGGATGGGCAGTAAcaattatttaatgtattcattcatgtttgcctgaaccatctgccaccacaggccTCTCACAGGAGTCCCAGGGGCCCCGTATGGGCACcagaaataatttaatttatttgttcAGTTTTCCCCAGAGCACACAACCACCCACAGGAGTACCAGGAGCCACCATGTTGTCCTTTTCTTTATGCTTCCTTCTTTGCCGACCACCATTTTGTGGAGCCAGCAAGTTCGTGTTGTTGGGCATTTCGTCTTTGTTTTCCATTTCTCCTTTTTCAGTGCCCATGTGGTGAAGGAGCTAACTACCACCATTTTGTGTTTCCTTCATAGTTTGAGTTACCCTTCTCCTATAACATAACATATTAAACTCCTTTTCTCCACTCACATGTTTTTCCTGggatgttttccttttttcttctatgtTTCATTGTTAATTAATTCTAAATAATCTGACCCCATCCTAACTCCCCTTCCAGCCAAAGGGAAACTAAGCCACTTTTAATAAATGAACATTTCGGATAAAAATAGCTAGCCAGACCTCTTGTGCAATACTTCTGGAACTGATTGACCGGGCAACATGACTTCCTTGCAAAAGGCCCACCGACTAAGACGTGTATGACAGAAACAGTGTAGCAACATGTGGCAGGAATAACTACTGAATGATAAGTGAATGAGAAATTGAATATAACTATTGTATGTTATAATATATTGACTAGATATAAACTGTACTTTACAGTGGTCACAGAAAAAGATTAATAAAACATGTTCCCGAGGTAGAGACTATCACAAGGGAATCAAAGAGTTAACGTCAGCAAGAAGTAGCTAAAGATGGAAATTTGCACTTGAAGGCGTAAGTTATTGCTATTTGGCAGCATAACTTTGAAAGTAAAAATGTATATCAAGATAGTTAGAAAAATTATAAGGTAAAAAGTCAAGAATATTTAGGTGTGTAATACAATATTCCACATGTGAAATGCTGTGGCACTTGAAAAGGCTTAAACTAAGGTAAATAAAAGAACTCAAAACAAATATATGAATAAGTAGCGACATTATATCCCAAGTAACAGCTTTTTCTTTGAAGCAGAGTTTGCTTGCATGCCGTAGTCAGgtgtctccaacaagtagctctcgagctgtgtgaagcccagcctacaaaaactgaaaagtgtatatttaaaacaaatatgtaaaCATGTCTAATGTCGTCCGTAGCTCTGCATAAATTAAGGTATCTTGTGTAGTGCCTTCATCCAGGTCTCTCTTATTTCCTTGTTCCGCAATGTGTATATGATGGGATTGAGCAGTGGTGTTGCAACCGAATAGAGGAGGGACAAGGCATTGCTTAACGTAAGGGAGCTTTCCGTTTTTGTGGTAGCATAGATTGCAATAAGTGGGCCAAAATATGTACTGACCACAGCAAGGTGGGAGCTGCAAGTGGAGAATGCTTTGTGTCTCCCAGTGGCTGATGGGATTTTCAAGATGGCCGACATGATGTAAACATAGGACAAGGTGATTAGCAGGAAAGGAATTGATAAAATTAGAAAAGACATGATAAAAACGTACACCTCAATGTAAGAGGTTTCTGAACAGGCTGTTTTCAGAAGAGGAGCAAATTCACAAAAAAAGTGGTCTATCACTTTTTCACCTGAGAATTGTAATCTTTGCAGTAGGATTACTGTAACAAAGGGTGGTGTAAATCCCCCAACCCAAGTACCGACAAGTAGCTTAACACAAATTGCCCGGTCCATAAGAGTGCTATAATGCAGGGGAAAGCATATGGCAGTGTACCTGTCGTAAGCCATGACCATTAGAAGGAAGCATTCCGTAGTCGCCAAGGAAACAAAGAAATAGAACTGCGTGAGGCAACCAGCGTAGGAAATTGAGCTGCTGTCTGTCAGTAAACCAGAGAGCAGGCTGGGAGCTGTGCATGTGGAGTAGCAGACTTCAAGGAAAGAGAAATTGCCCAGAAAAAAGAACATGGGGGAGTGGAGGCGTTCACTAACGGATACCGTGACAACAATGATGCTATTACCAATGACAGTTAACACATAGATGGTGACGAACAGCAGGAAGGGGAGGGGCCTCAGCTCTTGAATGACGTGGAGTCCCAGAAGAAGGAATTCATTGGCACTTGTAACATTTTCTGAACACATTGTAGGAGCCATGATTAGCTTCTGCGAAACCAAGATGTTAAATTTAAAACAATTGAATTCATGAATTAATAATACAAATAAAGGCATTGTCTTTTTTTGCTAAAGAAAGTATATGGAGGCAGGAAATTATAAATGACCCAGGGCTTTCATTACCACACTCTCTGATCTTTagtaatacattttggtgacaattGAATTAAATGTATTGATAATGGTGGAATTCAATTTGCATCACATTTTGTAAAATGGATCATGATCAGTGATTATTTCAGTCTAACTCAGGTTAAACCAACAGGAGTGCTGAGTCTTCTGGGCCTGTATTATTGATAGGAAGCACTGTCCCcctttacattagaacagaccttTAAGCAGCCGTGCAGTGCACACACAGGAACGGAACACCCTATCTGCCGACAGAGCAGCTGCAAACCAGTGCTTGCCAATGCATTCAGTGAAAAATGGATCGGCTATATGCAAACTGCTCCGTCTTTCATAGTGCAGGAGTGAGGCAGTGTGCAGCCTGCTCTTTAAAGAGGAAAGAAAGGTACCTTTGAGTCACTGCACCTGCATTTAGGGGATGTCTAGGGTGTTCATGGTAACCCTTTTGCCCCTCCAGAGATCTGGCTTAAGGAGGCACACTGACAGGTAGTCACTGTGCCCATGTTCATAATGCAGCGTGCGTGCGGAGGCAAAATGTTTCCctaatttgcatggggccacacctaCATGAGGGAATACCATTTGAAGATAGCGTTCATGCTATATGTGGGCTAATGCTATCATTATAACACACAGGACTGCACAAGAATCCGTGGTCCCTTTTGTAATACCATAGTGCCCTAGGATGCACAAAGTGGGTGCACACTCCTGTTGCACCCCCTGGGACCATGAGTCTTACAACCCTTGATTTGCACAGTAATTAGAGGCAAATGTACATTTATCGAAGCAAGAGCAGGGCTTGGTCCGTGCCAACGCAGATGGCAGATATCAGCAAACACTTGGTGTGAGGGGCAGAGTATGGCAGAGTAAACAACAATGATTTTACAAGACTAGAAGAGACTTACTTGTACTCTGTGTGTACCAAACTTTCCAATAAATTCTAGTGGGATACCTGCTGATTTTATGCCTGAGGTCAGCTGAATTGGACCACGAGCAGTAGATGTGTTAAATTGTGCTGCATTTCTCTGCCTCAGGGACCTTTCGTAGAACAGCTGTCAGGGCCAGTGGTGTGTGCACAGCCAATATTCTGCAATGTCTGCAGTAGTCCATGCTAAAACACATCAGGTGGCACATTCAGTTCAGTGCAGTCTGTGCAGACACACATAATATTATTTCAGTGCCTCTCTGCCACATCAACATTTCTAAATGACTGAGCAATTAAATGTGTACATGTCCAGATAGAACCAATGAGAGCCAGGGAAGAATCGCAAGGCAAGTAAAGCTGTAATAGgtaatcaatgcacaggcagtgtaaaattccagtaatgtttcactcaGTCCTCAACTTAATCTTTGTAGTCAGGATGCTGTATAACTCCAGTGTTGCATACATCCTGATAAAACTACCTGCAGTGATGTGAGCAGGAGGGGCATCTCCTGCACTCTATTTCAAATGCAGACGCTTCCATATGCAAAATGTTCTTACTTTTCTGAACCACCTACAAACCCTTTTAGGACCATTTGAACCATGGCTCTCAAGAATACAGCAATACGCAGTCACAATAGTAGAGGAACAAATGAGAGTGCACATACCCTTAGCTTTGCTCTTGGTTTACTAAATGAAATGTTCAGATCCTTTGTGATGATAGTGCATGAATGCATGCTTCTCACTATACCTGCAAAATCTTGAATTTTCAGCAGTGTTTGATATTTCAGTAATCATTAGCGCTTCTTATGTTCAGCACTTTCTCTTTACAAATGGTCTTCATTGACACTTTCTTGTAATGGTGTCACTCTGCCTGACCAACAAACACTATCTTGAAGAAATGAACAAATTGAGATCCAAAAACATCTCCCTGACCTGCAGTATAGTCCGAGCCTTCATCCAGATCAATACACCTCCCTGACCTGCAGCATACCTCCAAGCTTCAGCCATATGTATACACACCCCTGACCTGCAGCACACCTCAATGGTCCATCCTGGTCTATGCACATCCACCTGACCTGCGGTGTACCTCCAGGCTGCATCCAGACCTATGCACATCTCCTGACCTTTTGCATACAGCTATGCTCCATCCAGATCTATGCACATCCACCTGACCTGCAGCTTACCTCCAGATTCCATCCAGATGTATTTGCGGATACATCTGTGCTCCATCCAGATCTATGCACATCACCCTGACCTGTGGCATACCTCCAGGCTCCATCCAGATCTATTCACATCCACTTGATCTGCAACGTACCTCCACACTCCATCCAGATGTTTACACACCCCCTGACCTGCGTCATACCTCTACGCTCTATCCCGATCTATGCACATACACCTGACCTGCGGTGTACCTCCAGGCTCTCATACAGATCTTTGCACATCCACCTGACGTGCAGCGTACCTCCAGATTCTACCCAGGTGGCATTTGTGGCATACCGGTATGTTCCATCCAGATCTATGCACATCACCCTAACCTGTGGCATACCTCTAGGCTCCGTCCACATCTATGTACATCCCCTTACCCCAAGCATACCTCTAGTCTCTATCCAGATACATGCAGATCCGCCCAACCTGTGGCATACCTCTAGGCTCCATCCTGATCTATGCACATCCACTGACCTGCAGTGTTCCCTCAGGTTCCATTCAGATGTATACAACCCCCCCACATGCGGTGTACCTCCAGACTCCTTCCAGATGTAtgtactcccctgaccagcaaaaCACCTCTATGCTCCATCCAGAGCTATACCCAGCCCCGTGACCTGTGGCATACCTCGAGGCTCAATCCAGATCTATGCACATCCCCCAACCTGTGGCGTACCTCCAGGCTCCATCCAGATCTATGCACATCCCCTGACCCTTGGCATGCCTATAGCCTCCATCCAGATTTATGCACATCAACTTGATCTGCAGTGTACCTCCGGATCCCATCCAGATGTATGTGCATCTCCGACTTGCGGCATACCTCTGGGCCCCATTCAAATCTATGCACATCCACCTGACCTATGGAGTACATCTAGGCTCTATCCAGATTTCACACACCCCAGCCTGCAGCATATCTCAATGCTCCATCCAGATCTATGCACATCTTCTGATCTGCAGCATATCTCTAGGATCCTTCAAGAACTATGCACAACCCCGACCTGCAGCATAACTCTAGGCTCTATTCATATCTGTGCATATGCACCTGACCTGTGGTGTACCTCAAGTATCCATTGGGTAGCCACACATCCTGAACCATTACGTGGAACCTTTTGGTAAATGCCTGATTGCCGTGAGCATCAGTATCCCCCTATGTACACAAGACATGTACGACATAGTTCTCCTCTCCATCACTCAAGCCTGGATGTCAAAGACAAAATTTAAGCTGGACCCCCAAATCAAAGCTTGTCTTcaacatcaagggaaaggaaaattGAACCAAGTACAAAAGTGcctcatggcagacaacactgatAGACTCACCCGTCACCTCGAAACAACATGTCTTCGATTTAATCATCATCCACAACTCCAAACATTGCATCACTAAGAAGGCTCAGTCATCATGGCACCTGTTGTCACTGCACGCAGAATCATTTCATGCACCCTGAAGCATGAATTCAGAATTACCATTAATGGCATTGGTCTCACCTACCTGGACAATCCCACATCCCCGTTCACTAGCATCCTATCCCCTCGACCTGTCGTCTCTGAAGTGCGTCATCCACACAGGTCTCTAACTTAACAATGAAGTGTGAAGGTGGGACAGGAACATGCCCAAGCTTCACAGACTTATCTGCCAACACTTGCCTGACCATATCACTGGAATGATCATCATCACTGGAGAACTTTCCACCTCCCTTGTCCATCTTGTCCCAAAGCCACTTGAAAAGGGTAACTCTTTCCCTACCAATGCCTGGATCTACCTTTTAAACAGACCTTTGGAGATGTCTCCCACACTTACCTGAAAAGCTGCATTCCTTGCACCGCACCTATAGCTGTCCTCCTCAAAGCAATGCCCAGCAGTATCCTCTCCCTCAGTGACCTGCAAAGGAGATAAGCAAAGACTAAAGAGAAAAGTTGATCAGTACCTTATACTGAGCAACAATGCAGCATCCAATAGAGGAAATTAACCAATAATTTCAAAAGACTCACCAAGCTCAAAAATAATACATTAGCTTCCATTACAAGCAAGAGAGCTTGAAGTCATGCTTATTGCAATCACATGGAAAATCAACATGGGAACATTTGTGACACCTGTTTATGTTCACCCAGTGTCCTCACCTCCCTCTACACTTGCCAGAGGTGTTTGCAGAGCCCTCTGAGCAGTAACACCTCACCCAtaaataacaacatccactgcactCAACATTCTAGTGCCATCTGCAGAGAATCCATTACAGCTCTCCCCATCCTCCTTAATCTTGTACAGGGCCCCATTAGTTTGCAGATAGTCTGTGAGTACCCCTTAGGTCCAATGCCTCTTCGCACAGTGTCCCTGCTCCTCCTTTTACCCTTCAGACAGACCTACAGTGTCTCTGCTGCTGGAGACTCGTGACCCATGAACATAGGTGTTGCTGGTCCAGCTCATTCCCTACCCTTCCTATCTCTTTATCTTACTTTTATTGATGCATTTCCCCTAGTCCCTGTTAtccctatctttctcttccttcttcttctttctccattttctgtctcttttttcCCTCCTACTCAGGGTCTAGGCTTGATGATGAATATTAAGTTCTGGTACTCAGATTGAATACCGATGCCCACCCCCAGCAACTACTGGTGCAAATTAAGTAGTGCAATGAAGCATCTCCAGAGGAGATGGACTGTTTATTCTGGCCCAGATTTATTACCATTTTGCATCGTTGTTGCACCACTTTGCTGCAACAATGACACAAAATGTTAGTCAAGATTTGCA
This portion of the Pleurodeles waltl isolate 20211129_DDA chromosome 12, aPleWal1.hap1.20221129, whole genome shotgun sequence genome encodes:
- the LOC138267293 gene encoding olfactory receptor 1468-like; this translates as MAPTMCSENVTSANEFLLLGLHVIQELRPLPFLLFVTIYVLTVIGNSIIVVTVSVSERLHSPMFFFLGNFSFLEVCYSTCTAPSLLSGLLTDSSSISYAGCLTQFYFFVSLATTECFLLMVMAYDRYTAICFPLHYSTLMDRAICVKLLVGTWVGGFTPPFVTVILLQRLQFSGEKVIDHFFCEFAPLLKTACSETSYIEVYVFIMSFLILSIPFLLITLSYVYIMSAILKIPSATGRHKAFSTCSSHLAVVSTYFGPLIAIYATTKTESSLTLSNALSLLYSVATPLLNPIIYTLRNKEIRETWMKALHKIP